The window TCCTCCCGTTTTTCCTTGGAGAAAGCAAATACAACACCGCTAATGATGGCGATACTTAAAAGTAATAGATCTGCTATATCTCGTTCTACCCAAACAAAAAATTGCCGACTGCCAAATAAAGGATTGTCAGTAACCACAGGAAGGCTTACTTCTAGTTCCATCCAGTTTAATTCAATACCTAAAAGCATTTCAGCTGCAAGGAATAGAAAACACGGAATGAAAATAATAAGTGAAGGTATTTTCAATGTATTCGGAAAAAGGATGTTTGCGCTCATGATCTAAAATTATTTACCAAAAGTAAAACAAACTTTACAAAAAGTAATGTGTATTTCACTTATTTCATACAAAACGATTGATTTAGTTGAATAACTATAAAAATAGTTTGATAACTGGACTTATAGTTATATGTTTGAAATGTGTTAGGGACCTGCCTGCCAGCAGGCAGGTTGAGGCAAGCTACCGCGTAGCGCCGAAAGCCGGATCTCGGCTTAGCCGAGAAACGCTCAAATTAAGAAACTATGGAGAAGTTAACTCAAAAAGAGGAAGAGGTCATGCAGGTTCTTTGGGATCTGGAGAAGGCTTTTGTAAAAGAAATAGTACCACAACTCGAGGGGTCTAATCATTACAATACCATTTCTACAGTAGTGCGTAAGCTAGAGGAAAAAGGATATGTAGGTTATGAGGCATATGGCAAAACACACCAGTACCATCCTATCATTGATAAATCCAGTTACCGCAATAAGTTCGTTAACAACGCCATGACTAGTTATTTCAACGATTCATATAAAAATATGGTCTCCTTTTTTGCTAAAGAAGAGAAAATCAGTGCTGACGAGCTGAGAGAAATCCTAGAAATGATTGAATCTAAAGAAGACTAGCCATGGAAGAAGCATTCATTTACTTGTTGAAAAGCGCAGGGGTACTCAGCATCTTTGTGTTGACCTATCACTTTTTGTTGCGCCGTCTGACCTTTTTTAGAGCCAACCGCTATTTTTTATTGTTTGGTATGATTGCTAGTATAGGGTTTCCTTTAATAGAAATCACACAGGTAGTTTATGTAGAACAACCAGTTGTCACCGCAACGCCACAGCCATTAATGACGCCTATGGCTTACGTTTTACAGGAGCCAGTGAAGCAACCAGTTCTGGATATCGATCAAATGTTGTTATACTTATACGCCGCAATCAGCCTATTTTTTCTGGGCAAAATGACAGTCGAGTTGCTGTCCTTGTCCAGATTGATACGTGCTGGTAAACGCAGGATAGAAGATGGTTTTGTGAGAATATCGCTTTCGCGAAAGGTGACTCCCTTCAGCTTCTTTAACTACATCTGTTTTTACGAAAAAGAAGAGAACAGCCTTGCTAGTGATTTGATCCTGAAACACGAGCAAGTTCATGCGCGGGAGTGGCATAGCATCGATCTATTACTAACTCATTTGTACTGTGCTATTTTCTGGATGAATCCGTTAGCGTGGTGGCTCAAACGACAGATAGGAGAAAACCTAGAATTTATAGCAGATGCCCATGCCAAAGTAGAAAACACCACCGGCATAAGCTACGAACGCACCTTACTTTCCAGTGCTGCCAGTCACATGCAACCTGCACTGGCCAACAATTTTTTCACACCATTCATTAAAAAACGAATTCAAATGCTACAAAAAGAAACTTCAAAAACCTGGAACGCTTATAAATATGCGTTGATACTGCCTGTGATTGTATTATTCCTGTACAGTTTCAATACGGTGACAAAGACAGAGTATGTGAAAACAGCAATGAAAAAGAGTATGGTAAATCAGGAAGCGTCTAACTCTGAAAACATGGCAGCTGTCAAACCATTGCAGGATGAAACGCAAATTAGTAGTCTAGGAGATAGTATAGAAAATAAAGGCGAGGTGACTGAAGAAAAAATCGAATTCAAAATCCCACCGACTACTACACAAGAAAGCCTTGAAAGAATCAAAAAGCAACTGAAATCAGATCATAACGTCGATTTAAAAATCAGCAATCTTAAATATAAAGATGGAAAAATTACATCTATCAATATACAGTTAGATGACAATCGTGGCTTTAAAGGCTCGCAATCCTATACAGATGATACCGCCATTCCAACGATTTGCATCACTGGAATTATTGACGAGAAAAGAAAAAGCTGGAATATGGGCAACTGTGATAGTCCTAACATGACGGTGATTCAATCCAGTGATCAGTGGGCTGATTTGAAAGCTATGATTCCTAATTTAAATCTTACAAAGTTAGAGCTAAAGATGGATGATGAGCAAATGGACTCTTTGCGAGCTACATTGAAACGCATGAAAATCGAACTGGCAAATTTGGACATTCCTGAAATGGATGCGCAAATGATGAAACAGCTGAAGGAAATGCAACGAGAGTTCAAAAATATGAACATGGACTCCATGCAAAGAGAAATGAAAAAATCCATTCGTGTAGCTCGGCAGGAACTTAAAAAAACGGATATGGATTCTATAAGAAATCAAATGAAGGTGATGAGAGATTCTTTACGAAAGAATGTATTCATTCTTCGTGAGGATCGGGAGCAGTGGAGAGATTCTATGTTGAAAAATCAGAGAAATACCATTTACGCTTATCAAGGCAAAACACCTAGAGAGGGATACGAAGGATTTCTTTCTTCAAATTCTATTTCTACTTCACCGTTATTTATACTTGATGGACAAGCTGTTCAAGAATCTGTATTCAAAAACTTAAATCCGAATAGGATTGAATCAGTTAGTGTTTTGAAAGACAAATCGGCAACATCAATTTATGGTAAAGAAGGTGAAAATGGGGTTATTATAGTCACCACAAAGTTATCTAGTTCTCAAAAGAAGGATTCTTCTGCAGGTATTCAATATTCAGCTAAATCTGCAAAATTTAATCCTGATGACAAAAGCCTTACCATATACACGCCTATTGAAATTAAAGGATTGCGAGGTCTTACCTCTGATAAATATCCATCCATTACCGTTGATGGCAAAAAAATAACTGAAGAAGAATTCAGAGACATTGATCCCCAAACTATTAAATTAATCAATGTTTTAAAAGGAGAGGCAGCTACAAAAGCATATGGATCAAAGGTAGAAAACGGATTGATTGAGATTGTTTTAAAAAGTGCTGAAGAAATGAAAATGACAGAAGATGAGCTTCACAATAAAATGTTCCCAAAAAGACAAACCACTATTAGTTCTTCACCAACTAAAAAAGTTTCTTTTGTAATAACGATAGATGAATTCACTGATTCAGAAATGAGTCTGCTAGAGAAAAAGCTTAAAAAAGAAGGCTATAATTTTAATCTTAAAACGTTTAGGAAGAAAGGCAATGAAGTTTCAAAACTTAAGTTTGACCTAGACGGTACATCTTATACTTTTGAACCTAGAAATGGAATAAAGAGTTTAACGATATCTATAAACAACAGAGATAAAGAACCTCAAGTAAGTGCGGTAACTTTTTAAAAGGTAATTCCCAATGTCAGACAGAGCTTGTCGACGGCGAGTAGTTATATACTGCTCTAAAGGTATTCCACAAGCTCAGACTGACATTGTTGTTTCTTGTCCTGTTGAATTCGATGATGCCGAAGGTTTCTCTAATTCAGTATCTCTTGAAACAGCGGAACGATATCGAGGTTACCAAATAACCGACGGGTTTCCTGGCCTTGTAGTCTATTAGATTTGACCTCCGCTCCGTGAGACCCTGAAATAAATTCAGGGTGACAAGTAGCAGGAGCTTTTTAAGTCGTTCGTCATACGTCAGCAAGATCAAAGCGAGGCGATGATCGAGCAAGTCGCTCGTCAAAAACACTATACTCCATACTCTATGTTCAGATTTTTCTAAATACAAACCCTAACTCTAATCCATCTTTGACGTTTCCTTAGCAAAAGCCTAAGACAGATTTACCTAGATTTAGAGATATGAAAAAATCAATTTTCAAAACACTTTCAAAGCTCAACAAGAAAATCCTACCCAGCTACAGCAAGGATCCAAATTTTAATCTTGCCAAGGCTTCGAAACTCCAAATGGCACTCATAGGCTACAAAACCTGGGTGACTAAAAACGCACTGGATTAGTGTTTGCGAGCCTTACAGATCAATGCGGTAGGCAAATTCAGTTGGATAAACCTCCACAACGCATCATCTGCTTAGTGCCATCCATTACGGAACTGCTGTATGATTTAGGCTTAGAAAACCGAATCGTTGGGATTACCAGATATTGCGTTCACCCGCCACAGGCTTTGAAGGAAAAACGTGTGGTCGGTGGAACCAAGAAAATTATCAATAAACGCCTTCTGGACCTAGAGCCAGATCTTATCATTTGCAATAAGGAAGAAAACACGTCAGCTATGGTGGGTTTCTGCTCCACGGTCGCGACTACCTATGTTTCTGACATCAGCACGCTGGAAGAATCTCTAGAAATGATACAGCAGTTGGGTGAATTGACAGATACTATTGCCGCAGCTTCTACTATTTCTAGTAAAATCAATGCGCTTTTCAGAAACATCAAACCCATAACAAAACCCATCCCAGCAATATATTTGATTTGGAAAAATCCATATATGAGCATCGGCACTGATACTTTCATACATGATATGATGGAAAAAGCAGGCTTTGAGAATGCCGTTGCGCCTCAAACGCGCTATCCACAACTAGAATTGGAGGACCTGGTTCGGCTGGAGCCTCAAGTGGTCCTGCTTTCGTCAGAACCTTATAATTTCAAATCAAGCGATGCCGTTGAAATTTGTTCCGCTTTCGCGAAAGCGGAAAAAAAACCACCTCAATGCCTTATCGTCAATGGCGAATTATTCTCCTGGTATGGCAGCAGGATGCTGAAGTCACCGGAATATTTTAAGGAACTCAGAGCGCAAATCGAAGCGGAGTCTGTGACAAATTCTCGGTGATTAAATGTAACTTTCAAGCTTCAAATTATACCAACTAACTAAACGAAATAACTATGAGTAGTGGAAAAATATTCGGCATAGGTGCCGTAGTTCTCATCATCATTTTGGTGATTTATGGAGTGTCTTGGAATAACAGTACGGTAACGGTAAGCGAGAAAGTACAGTCCCAATGGGCTAATGTGGAAAGCAGCTATCAAAGGCGCTCTGACCTTATTCCTAACATTGTTTCAACTGCAAAGCAATATGCAGAGTTTGAGCAAGCAACATTGACGGGAGTTATTGAAGCAAGAGCTAAAGCTACCAGTATCAACGTAGACGCATCTAACCTGACAGCAGAAAGTATTCAAGCTTTTAGTCAGGCACAAAGTGCCGTTTCTAGTGGTCTAGGCCGCTTATTAGCTACTTATGAGAATTACCCAGACTTGAAAGCAAATGAAAACTTCAAGGAATTGATCAATGAATTGGAACGTACAGAAAACCGCATCAACGTAGAGCGTAATCGATATAATGAGGACGTTAGAGCTTACAATACTAGGATTAAAAAATTCCCAGGAGCCATGTTAGCTTCCATTTTTGGATTTGATGAATCTCCTTATTTCCAGGCAGATGAAGGCGCGCAAAATGCGCCTAACGTAGGCGATTTATTTAATAACTAATCATGGCGAGCCAGGTAGAAAAATTCCTAACCGCTGCGGAAGAGGAGCAAATCGTAGAAAGCATACGTGCGGCCGAAAAGCTCACCAGTGGCGAGATACGAGTGCACCTTGAAAGCAGCTGTGAAGGCAAGGTTTACGACCGTGCCCAAGAACTTTTTCACCTGCTTAAAATGGACAATACCAAGCAAGCGAACGGTATCTTGTTTTACCTAGCCGTGGACGACCGCAAATTCTCGGTTTTAGGCGACAAGGGAATCCATGCTCATGTGGGCGACGACTTTTGGAACAGCATACGGGAAGTGATGGAGGCTCGCTTCCGCGAAAGCGAATTTAAAAATGGGCTCATTGCAGGAATTGAAATGGCAGGAGAGAAGCTCGCTGCTTTTTTTCCGTGGCAAGAAGACGATGTGAACGAATTACCAGACCAGATATCGACCAGTTGAAAAACATCCAATTTATTATAGTTGCTGCGGTACTGCTAGTTTCCAGTCTTGGAAGTGCGCAATATACCATACCGCCTAAACCAACCTCAACTACCGGTCAAACCTCCGTTTACGATTACATCGACCTATTAGATGCAGAGCAAAAATCTACATTGGAGAACAAACTCATACGTTATGCAGATAGTACGAGCACCCAGATAGTGGTGGCAATAATTGAGTCGACTAATGGTGAGGACATCAGTTTACTTAGTACCCGTTGGGCTCAAGAATGGGGAGTAGGTCAAGAAAATGAAGACAATGGGATTTTTATTTTACTAGCCCATGGCGACCGATTTATCGATATTAGTACTGGATACGGTATTGAATACCGAATGACGGACCTCATGACAGAGCGTATCATCAACCGGGTCATCATTCCAGAATTTAAAAGTGGTGATTTTTACGCTGGGCTCGACAAAGGCGCAGATGCGATATTTGCTGCCTTAAATGGTGAATTTGTGGAAACCCGAGACTTTTCTAAAAGTTCCGGAATCCCTGTTAAGGCACTAATATTTATTGCCTTCATCGTTCTGATGATTGTGTTGAGTGTTAAGAAGAACAAAGGCGGCGGTAAAAATGGCGGCAATAGGTCTGGCGCATCCTTGCTGGACATTATTGTGTTGAGCAGTCTGGGACGCGGCGGTTTTGGCGGCGGTGGCGGCGGCTTCGGTGGCGGCTTCGGTGGTGGCGGTGGTTTTGGTGGCGGCTTTGGCGGCGGTGGTTTCGGTGGCGGTGGTGCTAGTGGTGGGTGGTAGTTATCATCTGTTTGGTAGTACTTTAAGATAGCTTAGACTTCGGTTCAAACCCAAACGAATTATACTTCAATGAATTGTGGCAAAAAACTTGATGAGGTTTCCGAAACCAACCTCATGCGTTATTTCTCCTTTGCTTTTCTCATTTTTTCTATTTTAATAATCACTTCATGCGATCCATTGACGGATTGCATCATTCCTAGCAGACCTGAACTTCCAGAAAAAATATTTCCTAGTGCTTACTTAGGAAGCTATTATGAGGAAAGCTTTAGAGCTGCAATCGACAACTCTACTAATGACAACGGATACTTTTATTTCTTCTCGATCAGCAACCTTCCTAGAGGTC of the Nonlabens marinus S1-08 genome contains:
- a CDS encoding BlaI/MecI/CopY family transcriptional regulator translates to MEKLTQKEEEVMQVLWDLEKAFVKEIVPQLEGSNHYNTISTVVRKLEEKGYVGYEAYGKTHQYHPIIDKSSYRNKFVNNAMTSYFNDSYKNMVSFFAKEEKISADELREILEMIESKED
- a CDS encoding M56 family metallopeptidase; protein product: MEEAFIYLLKSAGVLSIFVLTYHFLLRRLTFFRANRYFLLFGMIASIGFPLIEITQVVYVEQPVVTATPQPLMTPMAYVLQEPVKQPVLDIDQMLLYLYAAISLFFLGKMTVELLSLSRLIRAGKRRIEDGFVRISLSRKVTPFSFFNYICFYEKEENSLASDLILKHEQVHAREWHSIDLLLTHLYCAIFWMNPLAWWLKRQIGENLEFIADAHAKVENTTGISYERTLLSSAASHMQPALANNFFTPFIKKRIQMLQKETSKTWNAYKYALILPVIVLFLYSFNTVTKTEYVKTAMKKSMVNQEASNSENMAAVKPLQDETQISSLGDSIENKGEVTEEKIEFKIPPTTTQESLERIKKQLKSDHNVDLKISNLKYKDGKITSINIQLDDNRGFKGSQSYTDDTAIPTICITGIIDEKRKSWNMGNCDSPNMTVIQSSDQWADLKAMIPNLNLTKLELKMDDEQMDSLRATLKRMKIELANLDIPEMDAQMMKQLKEMQREFKNMNMDSMQREMKKSIRVARQELKKTDMDSIRNQMKVMRDSLRKNVFILREDREQWRDSMLKNQRNTIYAYQGKTPREGYEGFLSSNSISTSPLFILDGQAVQESVFKNLNPNRIESVSVLKDKSATSIYGKEGENGVIIVTTKLSSSQKKDSSAGIQYSAKSAKFNPDDKSLTIYTPIEIKGLRGLTSDKYPSITVDGKKITEEEFRDIDPQTIKLINVLKGEAATKAYGSKVENGLIEIVLKSAEEMKMTEDELHNKMFPKRQTTISSSPTKKVSFVITIDEFTDSEMSLLEKKLKKEGYNFNLKTFRKKGNEVSKLKFDLDGTSYTFEPRNGIKSLTISINNRDKEPQVSAVTF
- a CDS encoding helical backbone metal receptor; protein product: MDKPPQRIICLVPSITELLYDLGLENRIVGITRYCVHPPQALKEKRVVGGTKKIINKRLLDLEPDLIICNKEENTSAMVGFCSTVATTYVSDISTLEESLEMIQQLGELTDTIAAASTISSKINALFRNIKPITKPIPAIYLIWKNPYMSIGTDTFIHDMMEKAGFENAVAPQTRYPQLELEDLVRLEPQVVLLSSEPYNFKSSDAVEICSAFAKAEKKPPQCLIVNGELFSWYGSRMLKSPEYFKELRAQIEAESVTNSR
- a CDS encoding LemA family protein translates to MSSGKIFGIGAVVLIIILVIYGVSWNNSTVTVSEKVQSQWANVESSYQRRSDLIPNIVSTAKQYAEFEQATLTGVIEARAKATSINVDASNLTAESIQAFSQAQSAVSSGLGRLLATYENYPDLKANENFKELINELERTENRINVERNRYNEDVRAYNTRIKKFPGAMLASIFGFDESPYFQADEGAQNAPNVGDLFNN
- a CDS encoding TPM domain-containing protein, which gives rise to MASQVEKFLTAAEEEQIVESIRAAEKLTSGEIRVHLESSCEGKVYDRAQELFHLLKMDNTKQANGILFYLAVDDRKFSVLGDKGIHAHVGDDFWNSIREVMEARFRESEFKNGLIAGIEMAGEKLAAFFPWQEDDVNELPDQISTS
- a CDS encoding TPM domain-containing protein — its product is MKNIQFIIVAAVLLVSSLGSAQYTIPPKPTSTTGQTSVYDYIDLLDAEQKSTLENKLIRYADSTSTQIVVAIIESTNGEDISLLSTRWAQEWGVGQENEDNGIFILLAHGDRFIDISTGYGIEYRMTDLMTERIINRVIIPEFKSGDFYAGLDKGADAIFAALNGEFVETRDFSKSSGIPVKALIFIAFIVLMIVLSVKKNKGGGKNGGNRSGASLLDIIVLSSLGRGGFGGGGGGFGGGFGGGGGFGGGFGGGGFGGGGASGGW